The following are from one region of the Longimicrobium sp. genome:
- the tssC gene encoding type VI secretion system contractile sheath large subunit — protein MSETQAAVAAAGAADEERTSVLDQIVREGRFGPAEPAQARGRGLVRRFVEEVLQGSMQVGPDTEAMLNARIAEIDQLISAQLNAIMHHPAFQKLEATWRGLKYLLAQSETGTMLKIKVLNVTKKELLKDLQRAPEFDQSALFKKVYEEEYGVFGGHPFAALLGDYEFGRGGEDIELLEKVSQVAAGAHAPFITAAGCDMFNLESFTQLDAPRDLAKIFDNTEYARWKAFRETEDSRYVALTLPRMLLRDPYGRETVPVEAFDYEERVDGSDHAAYLWGNAAWALGARVTQAFAKYGWCATIRGVEGGGLVEGLPVHNFRTDSGDVAMKCPTESSITDRREKELADLGFAPLVHCKGTPKAAFFSVQSAQKPKVYDTDAATGNARISAQIPYIFAVSRFAHYLKAMMRDKIGGYMSRSQAETFLNRWISNYVVANDDASAEVKSKRPLREARIDVVEVPGKPGAYRAVAFLRPHFQLDELSVSMRLVADLPQPAS, from the coding sequence GCTGGACCAGATCGTCCGCGAGGGACGCTTCGGGCCCGCCGAGCCGGCGCAGGCGCGCGGGCGCGGGCTGGTCCGCCGCTTCGTGGAGGAGGTGCTGCAGGGGAGCATGCAGGTGGGCCCCGACACCGAGGCCATGCTCAACGCGCGCATCGCCGAGATCGACCAGCTGATCTCGGCGCAGCTGAACGCCATCATGCACCACCCCGCGTTCCAGAAGCTCGAGGCCACCTGGCGCGGGCTGAAGTACCTGCTCGCCCAGAGCGAGACAGGCACCATGCTGAAGATCAAGGTGCTGAACGTGACCAAGAAGGAGCTGCTGAAGGACCTGCAGCGCGCCCCCGAGTTCGACCAGAGCGCGCTGTTCAAGAAGGTGTACGAGGAGGAGTACGGGGTGTTCGGCGGCCACCCCTTCGCCGCGCTGCTGGGCGACTACGAGTTCGGCCGCGGGGGCGAGGACATCGAGCTGCTGGAGAAGGTCAGCCAGGTGGCGGCGGGCGCGCACGCGCCGTTCATCACCGCCGCCGGGTGCGACATGTTCAACCTGGAGAGCTTCACCCAGCTCGACGCGCCGCGCGACCTGGCCAAGATCTTCGACAACACCGAGTACGCGCGCTGGAAGGCGTTCCGCGAGACCGAGGACTCGCGCTACGTGGCGCTCACGCTGCCCCGCATGCTGCTGCGCGACCCCTACGGCCGCGAGACGGTGCCGGTGGAGGCGTTCGACTACGAGGAGCGCGTGGACGGCTCGGACCACGCCGCCTACCTGTGGGGGAACGCGGCCTGGGCGCTGGGCGCGCGGGTGACGCAGGCCTTCGCCAAGTACGGGTGGTGCGCCACCATCCGCGGGGTGGAGGGGGGCGGCCTGGTGGAGGGGCTGCCGGTGCACAACTTCCGCACCGACAGCGGCGACGTGGCCATGAAGTGCCCCACCGAGTCGTCCATCACCGACCGGCGCGAGAAGGAGCTGGCCGACCTGGGGTTCGCGCCGCTGGTGCATTGCAAGGGCACGCCCAAGGCCGCCTTCTTCTCCGTCCAGTCGGCGCAGAAGCCCAAGGTCTACGACACCGACGCGGCCACCGGCAACGCGCGCATCTCGGCGCAGATCCCCTACATCTTCGCCGTCTCGCGCTTCGCCCATTACCTGAAGGCGATGATGCGCGACAAGATCGGCGGCTACATGTCGCGCAGCCAGGCCGAGACCTTCCTCAACCGCTGGATCAGCAACTACGTCGTGGCCAACGACGACGCCTCGGCCGAGGTCAAGAGCAAGCGGCCGCTGCGCGAGGCGCGCATCGACGTGGTGGAGGTGCCGGGGAAGCCGGGCGCCTACCGCGCCGTGGCCTTCCTGCGCCCGCACTTCCAGCTCGACGAGCTGAGCGTGTCGATGCGGCTGGTGGCCGACCTGCCGCAGCCGGCGTCCTGA